From the Natrarchaeobaculum aegyptiacum genome, one window contains:
- a CDS encoding 30S ribosomal protein S6e codes for MASFTVVVGDPDSGSSYQLEADGQDANRFMGKSIGEEVDGAAVGLDGYTLEITGGSDDAGRPLNPDVAGSSLTEVLMEGRQVGYKPERSGERRRITVRGSEISDAVAQINASVADAGSASIEDLLGGGDDGEDADE; via the coding sequence ATGGCAAGTTTCACTGTCGTCGTCGGCGACCCCGACTCCGGGTCGTCTTACCAGCTCGAGGCTGACGGACAGGACGCTAACCGCTTCATGGGCAAATCGATCGGCGAGGAAGTCGACGGCGCTGCCGTCGGCCTCGACGGCTACACACTCGAGATCACCGGCGGCTCCGACGACGCCGGCCGACCGCTCAACCCCGACGTCGCAGGATCGAGCCTGACGGAGGTCCTGATGGAAGGTCGCCAGGTCGGATACAAGCCCGAACGCTCCGGTGAGCGCCGCCGCATCACCGTTCGCGGCAGCGAAATCTCCGACGCCGTGGCTCAGATCAACGCCTCGGTCGCCGACGCAGGCAGCGCGTCCATCGAGGACCTGCTGGGCGGCGGTGACGACGGCGAAGACGCAGACGAGTAA
- a CDS encoding PadR family transcriptional regulator, translated as MRDDTIEPESVLEELSRAVRTDHTSESQDATLGRQHRSVEDVDRDLERLLGFVTDALPVEQVAFEDALVKGNLEEVLLVLIAMHEEAHGDQLLTDLERLFDARLSPGTVYPCLHDLEDEDVLSMHAKVRTKEYSIDDREAVRETVETTMLQHLSFGLLLYAFLEQYE; from the coding sequence ATGCGTGATGACACGATCGAACCCGAGTCCGTCCTCGAGGAGCTCTCGAGGGCGGTGAGGACGGACCACACGTCGGAATCACAGGACGCCACGCTCGGTCGGCAACACCGATCGGTCGAAGACGTCGACCGCGACCTCGAGCGACTGCTCGGGTTCGTCACCGACGCACTCCCGGTCGAGCAGGTGGCGTTCGAGGACGCACTGGTGAAGGGCAATCTCGAGGAGGTTCTCCTCGTGCTCATCGCGATGCACGAGGAGGCCCACGGCGATCAGCTCCTGACGGACCTCGAGCGGCTCTTCGACGCACGACTGAGCCCGGGGACGGTCTACCCGTGTCTCCACGACCTCGAGGACGAGGACGTGCTCTCGATGCACGCGAAAGTTCGAACGAAGGAGTACTCGATCGACGACCGCGAGGCCGTCAGGGAAACGGTCGAAACGACGATGTTGCAGCACCTCTCCTTCGGGCTACTCCTCTATGCGTTCTTAGAACAGTACGAGTAG
- a CDS encoding DUF7112 family protein, which translates to MADRVSSDHPSVRTVRATCAGTATGVRLELPADDRDAFSLEEVVRVVLDGEERFARVERALTDDHYLVRGVFATPDGARGSGDPDLLADWVDDHDVRVGGSVLVDVVEPEFLYGLREPGATAYYDAHEPPSSGLQDIARGLEDGS; encoded by the coding sequence ATGGCTGACAGAGTCTCCAGTGACCATCCTTCGGTACGGACCGTCAGAGCCACGTGTGCCGGGACCGCGACCGGCGTCCGCCTCGAGTTACCGGCGGACGATCGGGACGCGTTCTCGCTCGAGGAGGTGGTTCGGGTCGTCCTCGACGGTGAGGAGCGATTCGCCCGCGTCGAGCGTGCGCTCACGGACGACCACTATCTGGTTCGCGGGGTGTTCGCCACACCCGACGGTGCGCGCGGCTCCGGCGATCCCGACCTGCTGGCCGACTGGGTCGACGACCACGACGTTCGCGTTGGCGGCTCTGTGCTCGTCGACGTCGTCGAACCGGAGTTTCTCTACGGACTCCGCGAGCCGGGAGCGACCGCCTACTACGACGCCCACGAACCGCCGAGTTCGGGACTACAGGACATCGCACGCGGACTCGAGGACGGATCCTGA